Within Hydractinia symbiolongicarpus strain clone_291-10 chromosome 11, HSymV2.1, whole genome shotgun sequence, the genomic segment ACGACAAGTTTTTCAGTAAATAtaggaaagttaaaaaatacaatcataaaaaaattcaaaaaaacacattttgtcTTCTTTCTAATTGATCCTTgcgaaattttttaattaacccttttcgcgaaattaaattcccacAATCTAAAAACTCACTCGACCTTTGCAAAACCGTGTACAAAAATTCTCACAAAAAAGTATTCTTCAAGGTAATTTTTCAGATACAATTGATTCTCACTTCTCATATACAAGCTCGAATTCCACGATAGTACAAAACTGAGGGGAAATTAATCACTGTATCTAGTTTATGAATATCCAGCTTTGCAGTGGACTAAAAACTTGTGTATTGACAAAGCGTTATCAATATTGAAAACTAGAAAGTGAATctattacgataaaaattactCACGATAAGACGAGATAAATCGTTCATAAATTCTCCGTAGTGCAAATTCCCATCTTCAATAAGATGTTTCTGGAACATATCATTAATCGCGGTGGAACCAAGTCTTGGACCAATTAAACGTAGAGCAACTTTAGAAGCctgtaaaaataaacattagtaAAGCAAATTTGACGTTGGTTCGGATACCAATGCATTTATCTGATCTTTCCAAATCCCTCTGGCAAAATGACAGTCTCTGTggcttttaattttaaattcccAAACTAAAGTCGCCCAAAACAATATTTGCTTAGTAAATATTCGTAGCAACCGCGCATGCCTACCAGTCTCTAAATTACAAGAATGACATTCTCTTACCTTGGTAACGATCGTTTCTTCGTTTAGATGTAACAGTATACTAACAAAGTTTGTATGGATTTGTTCTAAAAAGGAGTTCTCTGATGGACCATGACCAAAGCGGGATAAATTACCAAATAAATGTATAGCAGCTGCTCGAACAGAGGCGTTCTCCTGGAAAAAAATAGACGAAGGTCATATAAATGGAGAAAAAGGGTTGCCAAATGATAGTTTTTCATGGTACATTCGTGTATCCATTTTCTACTAAGAATGGTCCGACTAGACCTCTAATCAAACACAATCATTGTAGTCACAAAAAAGTAGAATTACTTTGTGCTTTGCTAACACCACTGTTTGGCAAAACACTGGATCTCACTGGAGGAGTTGTCACAATTTTTAGAGTCGAATTTTAAACCTTACTTGAGAAGATGACAGCGTTttcattaattaaattttttaataaattaaaaattttttttaaagcttaaaaaaaaggttgtagTACAAAAATTTTAGGAGATAAAATTGAGAAAGATTATAATGATTGCAAAAAGATAAACAGGAAAATATCAACATGTGTTCAATGTGGCTAAATTTTcagtttttgagaaaaaaattatggaGTGGTTTAATATCCTTAAATGTTAGAAATTAATTAAGACAAATCAATCGTTTCCAACCCTTTTAATGCATAAATATACCTTTTCAAAACATGGTCGTATCCTCAGACAAATATTGATAAGGATTTGACGAACAGCACCTTCGTCTAAAAGTGCTAATATCCGTGTCAAGCCAGACATAGCTTCCAATGTGATAGTCATCTCAGGATCCTCCTTATCATCCATACCTGCCATCATTGCAGATAAAATTGTTGTTGAATACGTCTGTAACTTTTGACCACCCACGCTGGCTACATTACCCAACCCACGGATGCATAACTTTCTCACTAAGTGAGCTGGGTCAACAAGTTTTGATAACAAGCTGTTCATGAGAAGTTCGACCAGTTGCATATCACCACAACAACGTTGGTTAACAAGCtggaataataaataaataaactccaatgtttttttaaactctttAACACAACAAAGGTACCTTCAACATTAGCTAGTAGAATTACTAAATCCCAgcgatgttttattttttgttaactttgtaaGGCTTTATTTGAACACATAGCACTTTCAAAGATCATGCCTTGCAAATTTCCCTTCATGTTAAAGTTATACCGCTCTAAAATTGACAGCCACCACAGACAGGCAGAGTTTTAAAATTCCACACAAATGTATATGGATAAGTTAGCCGATGTGCCACAACCCGTTATATCAAGCAGTTATGCTCAATTGAAGAAATCATGAATACCTCAGCGAACACAGCAGCAGGCACGAGTCGTTGTGTATCATATGGACTTGAAAGTGATGGTAAAAGCGACGAAACAAGATCATTGATTGAAGATGGCTCACATTCACACAAAGCTCTGgaaagacaaaaacaaataaacgtgACAGAAACAACaataattatgttaaaaaatttacaaccaAAACGCAGACATTAAGTTCCTCAGCACCTAGAAAACAATATGTTCAGCAATTTCAAAGCTTAGGCTGGAAACACAAATTGAGCCTTTGTAATATATACGTAAGATACGTGAGAACGTGCCAATACTGATTTCCACTCAAGAATAAAACAGAGAAGAAAGTGATTTCTGAAATCCGATGGGTTgataaaattttctgttttgatCCAAACtgaaagttaaaatcatttcaacTTTCTTTGCGAACATGATTGGTTAGCTATATAAACACAAAAGGAAATCAGCAGGATAGCCACTTAAATAAAGCATTCTTCTTCTTtggttctgttttgtttttgaaggAAAATTTACTCACACAACGACTAGTTGTAAACCATCACAAAATGTAGCCGTATCATCAAACAAAGACCAAACATCCTTATCATCAATTTGTTTCTTCAAGGAGGTGCATTTAGTTCGGTTAATGAATTCTTTGAAACAAATAATAGCCATACTGCAACGAAAAGATAAACGCATTCAGACTTTAATACACTGTCTTTCttgattaaaattttcttaaatgttCTTAGATTAAATTTTACATGTTGGGACTGGATATACTCAATTTTTATCGGGATAATATAAACAGGGTATTTAAAAGGTGGCTGTTGTGAATGCTTTGAAAGTTGACTTGCCTAAACCTCTGAATACACACGAATATGGAGCATTAGAAGATGCAGCAAAGAGGGTTTTAGAACTCTTCAAAATACTTCAAACTTAACGTAGAAGCATATTGTTGTGCATGGTGTTTGTTTGTCTTACAGTTCAGGTAACCCAAGTCGTCCTCCTTACTGTTGTTCAATGGAGCACAAAAGTTCCTCGTTTTAATTGCGGTTCATTCTTGAGGTTTTACCAAACACACTGATTAGAATTTAGGTAACTTAGAAAGATAAACGCAAGGTAAATGCTTGGTAGCCTTTATCAAATTCGCAAAATCAAGTTCGCTTTTCTAAACGTCCGTTAGAAGATCAATgtcaaaatttttaatgaaaagaatGCATTAACAAATGTGCTGGAAATAGTTCATcgcaaaacataaacaaactttttattgCCTAAAACCGAcattatagattttttaataCATTAGTAAactaaatatttcattttttgaatCAAGATGGAAGAACGACTAAACCTATACCCTTGTTTTATAAAGAGACAAGTGCAAATAAAATTAATGTTTGGTAAATACAAATATAATTACCAAACATTAATTCTTTACACCCGTCTCTTCAATGAAAAGTGTATTGGTTTAGTCGTTCTTCCAAAAAAACTGGTATTACCTTAGCGAATTCAAATTTAGAATTATGTTTTTAACAACAGGGAATTTCCTAGCATAACTGATAAACAAGGAAATGGAGCTTCTGCATGCCAGTtgccaaaaaaacaaaacagaacagTGCTTAGTGCTTTCCTAAGGCAGTGCATTTATACCTCATAGGAGAGATTGTTGAGATAACTTCCTTTTTCTTCCCTTTTATATGATCTTGGACTGATATCTTCACATCCACACATGAACCAAGTCTTAACAAAGTAGCCGAAAGAAGTTTTGGAAATAAATTGGATACCAGAACTTCAGATTCAGGTACTTTAAAAATTTCGGTTAGAGCAGCAGACACCTAAGATAAAGGATTGTAAATGTATGTCATGAATgtatattaaaaaaaggttgataattaaatttaattggTTACTAGTAAAATTACTGATTAAAACTAAACAGATAACCTTTATTTATGACAAATAGTGTTGGCACCACACCCAAATTGTGGAAATAAAACCAATTACAGGCATCCTACTTCATTTCAAAATGAAAGTTAAGTAGTTTCAAGAAGCATTTATGCAGTTTTGGAGTTCctttggaatgtttttatttatgataTTTGAGGGCTTTTAACTATGTTTGTGGGCTATGATATTTGAGGGCTTCTTAACTATGTTTGTGGGCTAAGTTTGTCAGGTTTTTAAAGAATGACATGTTTATGGAGTATGAATGGAATTCATTAAGATTCATGTCAACTATTTTAGTTCGATTTGCAAATGCAACTATGGAGGTAATACTTTTTGTATCACAAACtggatttttgtcttttttcaatTCCCAAAGTTTGAACTTAACATGTTGCTTATTAAACTCTGTAGAAGTAGAATGAGACAAAAATTTTGAGGTCGATTTaagaaaattgcaaaaatattctcaagccagaaaattttaacaatttgaCAAAGTGTCGCAATCCCTGCCTTAGGGCCCAAGAATTAATTTGGACTAAATTTAAGACCTACAGATTTTTAATTGGGGAAGTTGTCCTGTGTTAAGATTgaaaaaatagtgtttttagAGATATCTAAGCTATTTGTGAAAAATGTTAGGGGTGCCTGCTGatttacaaacaaaaaataatatactaACTGCAAGTGACAAAGGTGTTGCAATTCGAGTCATTTTGAACTTATCTTTGGTATCTTCGTGTTCAGTATAAGGAGGAGAACGATGCAACAAATCAAGCAGATGATCAAATGCATCTGAGGTGAGATCTTTGTCTTTTGCTAGTGTTTTCCAAAATTCACATACAGTTCTAAGAATATAAAtcagttacaaaaaaaattaaaaaacacacaTATTAAAATCTGTATCAGTCTCTGTGTAGGAAAATGAATTTGAAGTTGTACTCTTTTATCCATTTTCTGAATATTTTAAAGACACGACATCGTCAGAAATGTCCAAAaaacaatttgtaaaaaaaatttctacatGTAATTTGTTTCTTCCCAGAGGCTTAAAACACAAAATGATAGAAACTTGCAAGAGGTAATGTTGGTAATGTCGGTTCAATTTCTGGTCATTTTCTCTTCACAGTTAATTAATATTATTACTTACGATTTAAATGGTACTGGGAAATCCAGGAAAGCCTGCAACACTTGTATCAAGTGATGCGTAGCTAATGTCCTCATTGCAACTAGTGAACCAGTAATGGTTTGATTAAAACTGACAACGCTTAAGTTGTCAACAATTTCTTTGACTAAAGTATGGACCTATAAATAAACAGAAAATAATAAGCAGAGGTATCAGAATAGagacattattttattttacatggAAAAATTCATTCAGGtctttttagaaaaatgttggTATGTGTAGCGCAAAGCACACGTCCTGTATTTTAAGGATGATTTTAGACATGGAGATAAGGGTTGGCTGCTTATAAAGTTTGGAATTTTGTACGTACTAATAACAGCATGCCTAAATCGATTTACACGTATTTAAGTGTGTGTATGCTATTTAcgtgttttgttaaaaatcacGAGTAGGCCTATTAAAAAGAGgttattaacaaaaaacaaatgacAGTATGGAAGCTTTGGACATAAAAAATAACGTAAAATtcataagaaaagaaagaaggggttgaaagattttaaaacaCGTCAGATGCATAAcgccaaaaaatgtcaaaatctaAACTTAAAATTACTAATGGTAAAAACTAGAATTTATGGAAAGGTGtatggaaaacaaaaaaaaaaaattatacttctTTTCCAAGCTCTGCACCACGAAATTTCATTAAACAATTCAACATGGCACATGCACCACTGGAACTTTGACAGTGGGGATCTTTTAGGCCATCTGTAAGTGAAAATACAAGTGTTTTGACTTGCTCATCTGGTGTCTTTTTGCTGATTACctgcaagaaaaacaaattttaaaattgaaatgcCTAAAACGTTAAGAAATCCTTGACCTCTATCTAGACAGGAAATGgacaaatcagttaaattagaATTTGAGCATTAAATGCAAAGAAAATAAACTAAAGAACAAAAATATGAGAATTCCCAAAggttgaaaaaatcaaaaatcctTATTTTGCACGAATAATAAATTTTGTGTCTATTATAATATTAAACTTTTAGTATAGCTTTAGGTTGGTCAAAATACAATTTCCagtcttttttaaacaaaaattgtaaTTCCAACTTGTCATTTTGCAGAGCTGCAATGCTTATTTGTTTTGAGAAAAATAATTCAAGGAATTGTTTTAAAGTTGATAAGGCTAGAAACTCAACTAAGAAACCATGAAATTGTTAACTTTATGCGAATACGAAAGAAAAGTGAAACCGACACAACTGAGTGTCGATTTTAACCATTAGTAGTTACATAAAACTATAAAGACAAGTGTTTTCTATCTCTCGCACAGGTCGTTGCTCATATTAAagctaatttttacaaaaattaacaaaattatcaaaaaattacatgagattttaaaaaatcttttggtctttctttccttttttttttaattgacattttccAACCCTCCTTTGCAATTTAAATTTCAACTTTGCAATCTTTTATTAAACAGATTCCCATCCCAGTAAAAGTTGGACTACCAACCCAAGTATAAAAATTGATACATGGCAATTGAATGATCACACAGAATACACTATGACCGATTATTTTAAGGAGGTACCATATTTGTGTTAGACCAGAGACTGGAATAGACAGTAAACCTTTTTTTTGTGACAGATATCACATTTTACTGTGTTTCGCTGAAGAGTGAGAAAATAATACACTGATTAAAATTGGCATTGGTTTAGTACTACttacaaaaaaaggaaaacataaaaaaggggaAATCAGACAAGCCAAGATTTGCCGTCGCATGAAGcaaatatttacttatttaattGGTATTATGCTAGCTGAAACTTGAATACAAAAAAGTTACCATAGAGAGCTCattcacaacattaaaaagaacagatgGTTCGCTCTTGTTTAAACTTTCTTTCAACTGAGTTAAACCTTGAATGCGATCATCATTAACATTTGGAGGAACGCctgaaaaattgaataaaaaaggATTCTTGATAATAAATTCAATATTCACATCTTTTTTTTGcctaatattttattatttagggATGAGGTCCATACAcatgtaaaaatgtttacaaaccTTCATATCGGTCATTGATAGTCAAAAGTAACTGTACGCACTGCATGCTATTTTGACGCACTGAAGTCACTGGATCAGTACATCGTGGTAAAAATCGACCCAGAATGTAACCCAAGGTGTTGAAATGTATACCACCCTgtcaaaatcatttaaaaatcaagtAGCTTTTGATTCAGCACAGAATTTTTGGTATTATTAAGAAGTACATAAATGTAGATGAAAACTTACAGAAAAATTGGCTACATTCAAATAGTTTTGAAGTATAACTTTGACAGTAAGGAAAACTCTTTCTCGCTCATAATTCTGAGCCGAAGTCATGTATGGTTCCAGCAgctaaaaaatatgaaacacTTAAATGCTGCTATATTGGCTGATGATAGGTATGTGATCAATATTGATAGATCGTACAAAAAATCAACACATTTATGAAGAGTTCTACTACtactattttttattaagaatGCAAAGTAAAGAAGATCAGCCATGAGAAAAAGTAAAACAAGGTTCTTGcaaaaaagttcagagacaaaACCATCATTCCTTATCCTATTTTCTTGGAGAGTTATGTCAACAACAATGTTAATAATACATCTTGTAACGCATACTGTCTTGAGATTCAATACCTTGAGAAGTGATTGGAGAGGTAATGGCTTTGGATCTCGACTAGATAATTCTTTCATCAACGCATTTAAACTTTCGACTGCTGAGTTTATCAATTTCTCTGCCTCTTCCTAAACATCATcaaattaatgaaaattttttacttAGCAAACCTCTTTAAAGACATTATACCGTTTGCGTAAATAAAacgatttctttaaaaaaatatttttgcatctttaataatttttattacctCTGACTGGGTAGTGGTATCTTTACCACGTAATGGTGACTGCtgtgaagacaatatagaaacAGGGTAGACATTGCTGCAGCATACGCCAACAATTTCTGAAATGTCTGTATCATTTACACTTTCTTCCAACTTACTAATAATCccttattaaagaaataaacataCTTCCAAAAACTAAACATAcattacttttaaaaactaaataaaaagaaaagaagattcaaaaatatttaacatcCAATATGTTTAAATAACTTATTCCCCCATCCCTCAAACACTGTTCCAACATTCTTTGATTTGGATGTGATGTTTCCTGAATTTTAAGTTCTTGTTTTTAACACATGAAATGCTTGACATAATACAAGGTAATGGCACTTAAACATTAAGGCTGTATCATCTTTTACTAATCCCGATTTTAAAGCACTCTTAGCGTTCTTAGTGGGTTGAAATAAGAACATAAAATACTATCCTTCATACTTATTAACTGAGTTAAACCTTGAATCCAATCATTGTTAGTATTTGCAAGAAATACCGGCAACCTTATTTTAATCTACGTTAATTTTGCGTAAATGtttatattgaaaaattaaagtgtCTAAAGCTACTTGGTCCAAATGTTTATAAACTGAAAACAGCTTCAGGGACGTAGTTCTCAAAAAAAGAACATAACAAACAATGCAAGGATACACTAAATTAGTTATAGCATCGATTGCTAGTGCCCGTGTCTCTGTGGCTGCAGTCTTTGATTCTGATTTTAAAAACccctaaaaaataattatatttagaCAAAACAAAGGACTTAAACAAGACAAAAACAATAGATGTAACATTAATTTACGTACTTCCATGTGTTTTAAGAGATCTGTTCTACGTGTAAACACGTAATTCTCACTCTGCAAGTGATTAGGTTGCACTGCTCGACCAATCAATTCAACAGCTcgaattaaattttgtttcacatTATTATCACGTACGGTTGTAAAATGTGGATTAATGACTCGCATCACATTTGATTCCAACCGTGCACTTACCAGTCTAAACAAAAGGTTAAAACACTTAAATCAAACCAAAAATTTGTTTCTGAATCAGTTAACATGAAAACTATGTAGGAACAcgaaaaaatgaaaactttactATGTAAAACAGACTTTTTAAGGGGTACAATATTTCTTACAAACAAGAAAGTTTGCCTATATTTAGGTGTTCttgattaaagtttttttatcatttatcacTGTACCCAGGTGGTCCATAGAACACAACATATCCATAACACAACATCACTgtgctttttattctttccaCATCTGCTTCTGATTTATCCtagatgaaaaaaaaagaaaataaaaaaaaccctttTCTATCTAAATCCATCACCATTGCTTAAATGATTTCAGATTTCTTGTACCTTAATTAATCCCATAAATCCTGTTGCTTTACGAACCATTTGAGTTTTCGTAACTTCTTCTAATTTCATCAAACATTGATCAAGGTGAGATGCGGCACAAAAGCCAACTCCAACAGCGCAACCCTCTCTCTCAGTTTGATTGGTATGATCAACCgatgaaaatattaaatttagatGCTCTCTAATAAAGTCTGTAGTTCCAATTTTACGTAAAACTACACCAAGGCATTTGTAGAGAAAGTTCTAAAATATTAAGAGTCAACATAGAAAGAAATATTGAGAGAAattataaagtataaaaaaagtacGTAAGGAAACCTTTTCCTCTGTACAACCAGCATACAAAGGCAATTGAAGGCCAATTTCACGACCAAATGCTAGGA encodes:
- the LOC130614789 gene encoding maestro heat-like repeat-containing protein family member 1; translation: MERTIRKTGGHVDDLVLALIDAAYDKKSDVRHDMTTALHNLGKKQPELVLSSCNIYLQKHQKLVQGHRVLLLDMMTKIIKDTGSNISLDLSKELILLASNELTKSKDIVPEWQTAASNVLVALGANFSQEVMVEMLQKIIPGTLPHYFVILTMANMAKENVFGVVPFLKDIFSRMLSMLGMAKADNIRWVFAKCIGSFSEAILDYCANLESAPYPDIAKDRFYGEIFTAFEIMFTVWLTSSKEARVRLATVEAFGHMAHLMSKEKLEEYIQRLLQGITSLYRRHSEHYVITQSLCMVLSAACTDGSMMLLPILDQMMNGIHVQASIEPDYGNIQSVKNNNELLRCFQVLTQTFSDRVVGFLQIKLEAGQEKSKAATISIIKHLINSSDTYLQNKKELILSSVSILLNENNLKVCRSFAQCIIAMAHHDYLGLEGGGKMVEFVVRMCALQDDEKSTKRPQDGDVVTVASVKSMCQNVLHLMSTTIDVMENVLWPYLLEFLLPSHYTESIMAVCRALSIIASRKREEEDESYMIQYTVQVNVPKPQALLSRLIVITGHPLKGGGRGIHILNFLKSYSPNIHPNIVEMWDTVIPKLTVYLEENSYDSENWNQKAWEDLILKLLAKTLSAVDSEEWFLAFGREIGLQLPLYAGCTEEKNFLYKCLGVVLRKIGTTDFIREHLNLIFSSVDHTNQTEREGCAVGVGFCAASHLDQCLMKLEEVTKTQMVRKATGFMGLIKDKSEADVERIKSTVMLCYGYVVFYGPPGLVSARLESNVMRVINPHFTTVRDNNVKQNLIRAVELIGRAVQPNHLQSENYVFTRRTDLLKHMEGFLKSESKTAATETRALAIDAITNLVKLEESVNDTDISEIVGVCCSNVYPVSILSSQQSPLRGKDTTTQSEEEAEKLINSAVESLNALMKELSSRDPKPLPLQSLLKLLEPYMTSAQNYERERVFLTVKVILQNYLNVANFSGGIHFNTLGYILGRFLPRCTDPVTSVRQNSMQCVQLLLTINDRYEGVPPNVNDDRIQGLTQLKESLNKSEPSVLFNVVNELSMVISKKTPDEQVKTLVFSLTDGLKDPHCQSSSGACAMLNCLMKFRGAELGKEVHTLVKEIVDNLSVVSFNQTITGSLVAMRTLATHHLIQVLQAFLDFPVPFKSTVCEFWKTLAKDKDLTSDAFDHLLDLLHRSPPYTEHEDTKDKFKMTRIATPLSLAVSAALTEIFKVPESEVLVSNLFPKLLSATLLRLGSCVDVKISVQDHIKGKKKEVISTISPMSMAIICFKEFINRTKCTSLKKQIDDKDVWSLFDDTATFCDGLQLVVVALCECEPSSINDLVSSLLPSLSSPYDTQRLVPAAVFAELVNQRCCGDMQLVELLMNSLLSKLVDPAHLVRKLCIRGLGNVASVGGQKLQTYSTTILSAMMAGMDDKEDPEMTITLEAMSGLTRILALLDEGAVRQILINICLRIRPCFEKENASVRAAAIHLFGNLSRFGHGPSENSFLEQIHTNFVSILLHLNEETIVTKASKVALRLIGPRLGSTAINDMFQKHLIEDGNLHYGEFMNDLSRLIIADYTDKMNFYVMGCVTFFKSNWPDVRANAALFVGFLLGNLNKEERNSVSLDHVCSALVVLLKDPSASVRSRAAEAMSLLYDY